The stretch of DNA TAGGTACGCACCGTACCTTAAAAGGGCTGGATTCCTCCTGTTGGCGTGGTTGGTCAAGGATGGGCTCCCCAGGATGGATAATGCAGCTCTGACAGCACTTGTTGACCgatggaggcctgagacacACACATTCCACCTTCCTGCCGGTGAGATGACCATTACACTACAAGATGTGGCTATGCTCTTTGGACTTCGTATATATGGAAGAGCTGTGACCGGGAGCATATGTCCAAATGGATGGAGAGATAGAGTGGAGTTGTTGTTTGGAGTGCACCCACCTGAACCACCAGAAGACACGAAGGACAAGAAGCCTACAGGAGTGACGTCAGCATGGTTGTCCGATCATTTTGGTACGCCACCTCCAGCTCATGCTCCGGCAGGGGTGGTTGCTAGGTTCGCCCAAGTGTGGCTATGGCAATTGGTCGCAGGGTTTCTATTCCCGGATTCGAGCGGGAACACAATCTCGTGGATGTGGTTAGAACTAATTGGTCAGGAATGGGACAACATTGGCAGTTTCAGCTGGGGAAATGCAGCACTTGGATGGTTGTACCATCATATGTGTGATGCGTGTAGGCGGAGCGGAGATAATGCAAGCCTTGGGGGTTGTGCTTACCATTTGCAATTGTGGATGTGGGAGCACATTCCTATTGGCAGGCCCGAGAGGCATAGTATTGGGGTAAGGACCTGATTTGTGCAGTTGTTTAGCACTATTGTTGTCTGCTTCATATAATCTTGAATATTGGATAACCTAATTACTTATTGTCTTCAATAAGGTTGTTCCATCATACGAGGAAGAGGCGGTGGGTACTGTGGGTTGGCTGTGGAACAATAGTGAAACCGTGCACGGgaatccaggaaggcggtacGTAGACTACAGCAATGCTCTTGACTACCTCAGTGCTGCACACGTAAGTCTACTATGACTTCCCTACCGCAAATCATGTAATGTAGCCATATCATTGTTGTAATCAAATTGAATATGTTGTCTTAGGTTGAATGGAAACCATACAATCGCCAAGAGGTGCAAAACATGGAGCTTAGTCCGCAATGCACCATGGATACTCAATATTGGCGCTCCGTCTGTCCTCTTATTTGCTACTATATTGTGGAGTTTCACCTTCCAAATCGCGTGATGCGCCAGTTTGGAATACTTCAGACATGTCCTCCCGAGCATCTCAGTACTAGCCAAGAGCTGCATGCGTAAGTTTTTTTTATGCAATATCATGTTACGGAAATTATTTGCATGTTTTGCTATAAACTGGAACTGCATTAATGCTTGCAATATTTACATGTAGAATCGATCGTCGCAAGCAAAGGGGTATGAAAAACTGGGAGGAGAAGCACGTTGCGCATGTCAATGCTTGGAATCTCCGGGCAAACAACATTGTTTTTGGTGGACCTATTCACCGTAACTCCCAGTCCAAGATATACTTGGAGTGGTTGAAGCAACAAACAAGACTAAAGCTAAAGGTTGCAATGGACGCTACCAACATCGAGGATTTGCCTTCGGACCCCGAAGATGTCTTCGACGAGTATGATGCTCACACGAGAATGGGTAGGCAGCCCGAGAGAGGACCCTTTGAAGATTACATTGTAAGTTATAATTTACATTACTTGAATACAACGAATCATGCAATAGATTGTGACcaattgtgtatatgacatatGCACCTGCAGGGTCATCAAATTGGTCGTTTTGTTAATGAGGCGGGACAAGCGTTGAGCGTGCCAATAGGCTCTCCGGAAGAGGCCACCGTGCTTAGGATATTTTTGCAGGTAAATATCTAGATTTCGCTCTAAACTGGCAATTAGTCTTTGGTGGAGAAATAGTACTCTTAAACGATTTTTCTTGCCTATTGTAATGCAAATTTATTTCCTCTTACGGATTTTGTTGCCTAATGTAATGTAGAGGTTTAGACGGGGATGCCGGAAAATGGCCTTCAAACTAAGCTGCTTATCAGCACAAGGACAAGGACCGGCGGATCATGAAGAACCTTCCGGATCGCGCCAACGtggtggaaggagcatgagttTAAAACCAGATTTGGGCACATCATCTACAGGTTCCGTTCCGTATTTCTAAAATGATTTCCATTTATGCTACTTCTTGTTTTGTGAGTAGTTATACAAATGTTGAATACATACTGTTTTGTAGGAGGACGTCGCAGGAAACTAGGGGCTGTCAATATGTCAAAACCTCGTAGGAGGGGCAAGGAGGCACCACCTCGGCAAACTGGCAGCGAGGAGTCTGAGGAGAACGTCACCGATGAGTCCGAGGAGACATCAAGATCACATGATAGCGATCCACCCTACGTCCCTGATGAGATTGGACACTCACAGCTTCCGGGCGCTCCAACATCCTCGCAACGTTCTCCAGCAGCAAAGAGGCAGGCGCGAGCACGTGATCGCACTGATGTCGGGAGCGTGAACGTCCTGCCCACTAAGCCGGGCTGTCCCCGTCGTAAAAAGAAACCTTACACCCCCATTCCTCCCATGCCAAGGCATAGTCTAGAAGTAGTTTCATTTCATCAAGTCTGCACATATAACGGTTCTCAGGATATGTGCTTGTTTTATGGTCATGTAATGGGCTCTTCATGTGCACTGTAGTCGTTCTATTAGTATTGCACTAGTAATTGTGGacaatatatatcttgtatgaTCTTCTGAGATCTTGTAATCGTATTTTATGCTGTGTGTTGTGGTTTTGTTGTGGCTTGTTGTGGAGAGGAGTGCAAACTGGTCTGTGTGCTGAGATCTTGTAATAGTATTTTATGTTGTGCGACCGTTTGCACCAGATTTGGCCTAGGGAGTCTGAGTCACGCCAGAACTCTTGGCGCGATGACTTGAGTCACATTTGACCCCCGGCAAATCTGGTTTCGCTGGTAGGGTGGCGTGACTCTTCATAGAGTCGCCCCGACCGTTTTGGCGCGACTCAATGAAGAGTCACGCTAAGCCAAATGGCGCGACTACTTCAGTCACATTTGACCCCCGGCAAATCTGGTTTGGCTGGTATGCTGGCGGGACTCTTCATAGAGTCGCGCCGACCGTTTTGGCGCGACTCAATGAAGAGTCCGCCACGCCAAATGGCGCGACTACTTCAGTCACATTTGACCCCCGACAAATCTAGTTTGGCTGGTATGCTGGCGGGACTCTTCATAGAGTCGCGCCGACCGTTTTGGCGCAACTCAATGAAGAGTCACGCCAAGCCAAATGGCGTGACTacttgttatcgccataaattaacagggttaatttatgagccgaaagcaagatgggcttaatgaaga from Panicum virgatum strain AP13 chromosome 9K, P.virgatum_v5, whole genome shotgun sequence encodes:
- the LOC120647976 gene encoding serine/threonine-protein phosphatase 7 long form homolog translates to MGENHYSQRRRTAGGSLEGPSPKRLVPAIATEEVKLTGYPSHPGYLAPYKGEIYHLPEWQGGMCFTRFTFIKGFSMASSCPFSMVSRFTFVKASFFNLIKPFLTMLVPTRIILFESSDAISELAALLPPPPGVDLLPLAFPSGDASPMAQHPWYPLLQMVYDERHRGKILEERTEVLRPLRPRLHKTHTWDDRYAPYLKRAGFLLLAWLVKDGLPRMDNAALTALVDRWRPETHTFHLPAGEMTITLQDVAMLFGLRIYGRAVTGSICPNGWRDRVELLFGVHPPEPPEDTKDKKPTGVTSAWLSDHFGTPPPAHAPAGVVARFAQVWLWQLVAGFLFPDSSGNTISWMWLELIGQEWDNIGSFSWGNAALGWLYHHMCDACRRSGDNASLGGCAYHLQLWMWEHIPIGRPERHSIGVVPSYEEEAVGTVGWLWNNSETVHGNPGRRYVDYSNALDYLSAAHVEWKPYNRQEVQNMELSPQCTMDTQYWRSVCPLICYYIVEFHLPNRVMRQFGILQTCPPEHLSTSQELHAIDRRKQRGMKNWEEKHVAHVNAWNLRANNIVFGGPIHH